One region of Oryza sativa Japonica Group chromosome 10, ASM3414082v1 genomic DNA includes:
- the LOC4348917 gene encoding protein ENHANCED DISEASE RESISTANCE 2-like isoform X2 — protein MMGGVAAEVVVEDAAAAAAAVPAAAVAGTGAGGGEEGRMRMEGWLYLIRSNRLGLQYSRKRYFVLEDAALRCFKAPPPPSSSSSSSKREDPVRSAIIDSCIRVTDNGRESVHRSVFYIFTLYNASNHYDQLKLGARSSEEAARWIRCLMESALKSPRKDEHIVACSHRRWQAFRLSRRSNRMHSIDWTVFSSVHNDPMASDVIAPSPWTIFGCKNGLRLFTEAKDGGSEGKYWDDHPAIMAVGVVDANSEAVFQTVMSLGQSRSEWDFCLQEGRVVEHIDGHTDIIHKKLRDGWLPWSVFRGMRKRDLLLRRYWRREDDGTYVILYHSVFHYRCRSERGYVRACLKSGGYVISPVNQGKQSVVKHMLAIDWKFWKSYLFTASAKHITIRMLGRVAALREFFRAKNGNCACIEFSSGELTRDMRLQQGENERIKIEMLSASENNRLEDPTEGSLGGSNRHLSSAGSFIQLNDAADEFFDVPDDSEYDQREAMWPSDESTHSVDQRHAKLSTAAVFVKKLHDLAVQKRGYVDLQGAADFDNGPFCYGYTLPKDSNCTMPSTWAMTDPTTFLIRGESYLQDRLKIKANNTLMQMVGADWIKSDKREDDLSGRPGGLVQKCAAQGGNKFFFIVNIQVPGSSTYSLALYYMMDTPLEKVPLLERFVNGDDAFRNSRFKLIPYISKGSWIVKQSVGKKACLVGQALEINYFRGSNYLELGVDIGSSTVARGVVSLVLGYLNNLVIEMAFLVQGNTQEELPEFLLGTCRLNYLDASKAVSIDEC, from the exons ATGATGGGAGGGGTGGCGgcagaggtggtggtggaggacgctgccgcggcggcggcagctgtgcccgcggcggcggtggcggggacgggagcgggagggggggaggaggggaggatgcGGATGGAGGGGTGGCTGTACCTGATCCGATCCAACCGCCTCGGCCTGCAGTACTCGCGGAAGAGGTACTTCGTGCTCGAGGACGCCGCGCTCCGCTGCTTcaaggccccgccgccgccctcctcctcctcctcctcctccaagcgCGAg GATCCTGTTAGAAGTGCAATAATTGATTCTTGTATACGTGTCACAGACAATGGGAGAGAAAGTGTTCATAGAAGT GTTTTTTACATATTCACACTCTACAATGCCTCTAATCATTATGATCAACTTAAG TTGGGTGCTCGAAGTTCAGAGGAAGCCGCTAGGTGGATCAGGTGTTTGATGGAGTCTGCCTTAAAG TCCCCAAGAAAAGATGAGCATATTGTTGCTTGTTCACATAGAAGATGGCAAGCTTTTAG GCTAAGCCGCCGCAGTAACCGCATGCACTCAATAG ATTGGACTGTATTTTCTTCTGTCCATAACGATCCTATGGCATCTGATGTTATTGCGCCTTCTCCATGGACAATATTTGGCTGCAAAAATG GATTGCGTTTGTTTACTGAGGCAAAGGATGGTGGTTCAGAGGGGAAG tatTGGGATGATCATCCAGCTATAATGGCTGTTGGTGTTGTTGATGCGAATTCTGAGGCTGTATTCCAGACTGTAATGTCCCTTGGTCAATCAAGATCAGA GTGGGACTTCTGTTTGCAGGAAGGGAGGGTGGTGGAGCATATAGATGGTCATACAGATATAATCCACAAGAAATTAAGAGACGGCTGGTTACCATGGTCTG TTTTCAGGGGAATGAGAAAGAGGGATCTATTACTTAGGCGATATTGGAGGAGAGAAGACGATGGGACTTATG TTATTCTATACCACTCTGTTTTCCACTACAGATGCCGTTCTGAGAGAGGCTATGTCCGTGCATGTCTTAAAA GTGGAGGATATGTAATATCGCCAGTCAATCAAGGAAAACAATCGGTTGTGAAGCATATGCTTGCTATAGATTGGAAATTCTGGAAGTCTTATCTGTTTACCGCATCTGCAAAACACATCACTATACGCATGCTAGGAAGAGTAGCAG CCCTGCGGGAATTCTTCCGAGCAAAAAATGGAAATTGTGCTTGCATAGAGTTCTCGTCAGGTGAGTTGACAAGGGATATGCGTCTGCAACAAGGTGAAAATGAGCGGATAAAAATCGAAATGCTGTCAGCAAGTGAAAATAACAGGCTAGAAGATCCTACAGAAGGATCACTGGGTGGTTCTAATAGACACTTAAGTAGCGCTGGTTCCTTCATTCAACTGAACGATGCAGCGGATGAGTTTTTTGATGTCCCGGATGATTCAGAATATGATCAAAGAGAAGCCATGTGGCCTTCCGATGAGAGCACACATTCTGTG GACCAACGACATGCTAAATTGTCCACCGCTGCTGTCTTCGTAAAAAAGTTGCATGATCTTGCAG TGCAAAAGAGAGGATATGTTGACTTACAAGGAGCTGCTGATTTCGATAATGGTCCATTTTGCTATGGATATACTCTTCCAAAAGATTCGAACTGTACAATGCCTTCTACTTGGGCAATGACAGATCCTACAACATTCTTAATCCGAGGGGAGTCATATTTGCAGGATCGTCTAAAG ATCAAGGCAAACAATACATTGATGCAAATGGTAGGTGCTGACTGGATAAAATCTGATAAGCGTGAAGATGACCTTTCTGGCCGCCCTGGAGGACTAGTACAG AAATGTGCAGCACAAGGGGGCAACAAATTCTTTTTTATCGTTAACATACAG GTTCCTGGTTCATCCACATACAGCTTAGCCTTGTATTATATGATGGATACCCCATTGGAAAAGGTTCCTCTACTTGAAAGATTTGTAAATGGAGATGACGCATTCAGAAATTCAAGGTTCAAACTCATCCCGTACATCTCAAAG GGGTCTTGGATAGTAAAGCAAAGTGTGGGAAAGAAAGCCTGTTTGGTTGGTCAAGCACTAGAGATCAATTATTTCCGTGGAAGCAATTATTTGGAG CTTGGAGTTGATATAGGCTCGTCAACAGTTGCACGGGGTGTGGTGAGCCTTGTGCTTGGCTACTTGAACAACCTGGTGATTGAAATGGCCTTCCTGGTACAG GGCAACACGCAAGAAGAGCTCCCGGAGTTCCTCCTGGGCACCTGCCGACTGAACTACCTCGACGCGTCCAAGGCAGTGTCCATAGACGAGTGCTGA
- the LOC4348917 gene encoding protein ENHANCED DISEASE RESISTANCE 2-like isoform X1: MMGGVAAEVVVEDAAAAAAAVPAAAVAGTGAGGGEEGRMRMEGWLYLIRSNRLGLQYSRKRYFVLEDAALRCFKAPPPPSSSSSSSKREDPVRSAIIDSCIRVTDNGRESVHRSVFYIFTLYNASNHYDQLKLGARSSEEAARWIRCLMESALKSPRKDEHIVACSHRRWQAFRLSRRSNRMHSIDWTVFSSVHNDPMASDVIAPSPWTIFGCKNGLRLFTEAKDGGSEGKYWDDHPAIMAVGVVDANSEAVFQTVMSLGQSRSEWDFCLQEGRVVEHIDGHTDIIHKKLRDGWLPWSVFRGMRKRDLLLRRYWRREDDGTYVILYHSVFHYRCRSERGYVRACLKSGGYVISPVNQGKQSVVKHMLAIDWKFWKSYLFTASAKHITIRMLGRVAALREFFRAKNGNCACIEFSSGELTRDMRLQQGENERIKIEMLSASENNRLEDPTEGSLGGSNRHLSSAGSFIQLNDAADEFFDVPDDSEYDQREAMWPSDESTHSVQDQRHAKLSTAAVFVKKLHDLAVQKRGYVDLQGAADFDNGPFCYGYTLPKDSNCTMPSTWAMTDPTTFLIRGESYLQDRLKIKANNTLMQMVGADWIKSDKREDDLSGRPGGLVQKCAAQGGNKFFFIVNIQVPGSSTYSLALYYMMDTPLEKVPLLERFVNGDDAFRNSRFKLIPYISKGSWIVKQSVGKKACLVGQALEINYFRGSNYLELGVDIGSSTVARGVVSLVLGYLNNLVIEMAFLVQGNTQEELPEFLLGTCRLNYLDASKAVSIDEC, encoded by the exons ATGATGGGAGGGGTGGCGgcagaggtggtggtggaggacgctgccgcggcggcggcagctgtgcccgcggcggcggtggcggggacgggagcgggagggggggaggaggggaggatgcGGATGGAGGGGTGGCTGTACCTGATCCGATCCAACCGCCTCGGCCTGCAGTACTCGCGGAAGAGGTACTTCGTGCTCGAGGACGCCGCGCTCCGCTGCTTcaaggccccgccgccgccctcctcctcctcctcctcctccaagcgCGAg GATCCTGTTAGAAGTGCAATAATTGATTCTTGTATACGTGTCACAGACAATGGGAGAGAAAGTGTTCATAGAAGT GTTTTTTACATATTCACACTCTACAATGCCTCTAATCATTATGATCAACTTAAG TTGGGTGCTCGAAGTTCAGAGGAAGCCGCTAGGTGGATCAGGTGTTTGATGGAGTCTGCCTTAAAG TCCCCAAGAAAAGATGAGCATATTGTTGCTTGTTCACATAGAAGATGGCAAGCTTTTAG GCTAAGCCGCCGCAGTAACCGCATGCACTCAATAG ATTGGACTGTATTTTCTTCTGTCCATAACGATCCTATGGCATCTGATGTTATTGCGCCTTCTCCATGGACAATATTTGGCTGCAAAAATG GATTGCGTTTGTTTACTGAGGCAAAGGATGGTGGTTCAGAGGGGAAG tatTGGGATGATCATCCAGCTATAATGGCTGTTGGTGTTGTTGATGCGAATTCTGAGGCTGTATTCCAGACTGTAATGTCCCTTGGTCAATCAAGATCAGA GTGGGACTTCTGTTTGCAGGAAGGGAGGGTGGTGGAGCATATAGATGGTCATACAGATATAATCCACAAGAAATTAAGAGACGGCTGGTTACCATGGTCTG TTTTCAGGGGAATGAGAAAGAGGGATCTATTACTTAGGCGATATTGGAGGAGAGAAGACGATGGGACTTATG TTATTCTATACCACTCTGTTTTCCACTACAGATGCCGTTCTGAGAGAGGCTATGTCCGTGCATGTCTTAAAA GTGGAGGATATGTAATATCGCCAGTCAATCAAGGAAAACAATCGGTTGTGAAGCATATGCTTGCTATAGATTGGAAATTCTGGAAGTCTTATCTGTTTACCGCATCTGCAAAACACATCACTATACGCATGCTAGGAAGAGTAGCAG CCCTGCGGGAATTCTTCCGAGCAAAAAATGGAAATTGTGCTTGCATAGAGTTCTCGTCAGGTGAGTTGACAAGGGATATGCGTCTGCAACAAGGTGAAAATGAGCGGATAAAAATCGAAATGCTGTCAGCAAGTGAAAATAACAGGCTAGAAGATCCTACAGAAGGATCACTGGGTGGTTCTAATAGACACTTAAGTAGCGCTGGTTCCTTCATTCAACTGAACGATGCAGCGGATGAGTTTTTTGATGTCCCGGATGATTCAGAATATGATCAAAGAGAAGCCATGTGGCCTTCCGATGAGAGCACACATTCTGTG CAGGACCAACGACATGCTAAATTGTCCACCGCTGCTGTCTTCGTAAAAAAGTTGCATGATCTTGCAG TGCAAAAGAGAGGATATGTTGACTTACAAGGAGCTGCTGATTTCGATAATGGTCCATTTTGCTATGGATATACTCTTCCAAAAGATTCGAACTGTACAATGCCTTCTACTTGGGCAATGACAGATCCTACAACATTCTTAATCCGAGGGGAGTCATATTTGCAGGATCGTCTAAAG ATCAAGGCAAACAATACATTGATGCAAATGGTAGGTGCTGACTGGATAAAATCTGATAAGCGTGAAGATGACCTTTCTGGCCGCCCTGGAGGACTAGTACAG AAATGTGCAGCACAAGGGGGCAACAAATTCTTTTTTATCGTTAACATACAG GTTCCTGGTTCATCCACATACAGCTTAGCCTTGTATTATATGATGGATACCCCATTGGAAAAGGTTCCTCTACTTGAAAGATTTGTAAATGGAGATGACGCATTCAGAAATTCAAGGTTCAAACTCATCCCGTACATCTCAAAG GGGTCTTGGATAGTAAAGCAAAGTGTGGGAAAGAAAGCCTGTTTGGTTGGTCAAGCACTAGAGATCAATTATTTCCGTGGAAGCAATTATTTGGAG CTTGGAGTTGATATAGGCTCGTCAACAGTTGCACGGGGTGTGGTGAGCCTTGTGCTTGGCTACTTGAACAACCTGGTGATTGAAATGGCCTTCCTGGTACAG GGCAACACGCAAGAAGAGCTCCCGGAGTTCCTCCTGGGCACCTGCCGACTGAACTACCTCGACGCGTCCAAGGCAGTGTCCATAGACGAGTGCTGA
- the LOC4348917 gene encoding protein ENHANCED DISEASE RESISTANCE 2-like isoform X3 has product MMGGVAAEVVVEDAAAAAAAVPAAAVAGTGAGGGEEGRMRMEGWLYLIRSNRLGLQYSRKRYFVLEDAALRCFKAPPPPSSSSSSSKREDPVRSAIIDSCIRVTDNGRESVHRSVFYIFTLYNASNHYDQLKLGARSSEEAARWIRCLMESALKSPRKDEHIVACSHRRWQAFRLSRRSNRMHSIDWTVFSSVHNDPMASDVIAPSPWTIFGCKNGLRLFTEAKDGGSEGKYWDDHPAIMAVGVVDANSEAVFQTVMSLGQSRSEWDFCLQEGRVVEHIDGHTDIIHKKLRDGWLPWGMRKRDLLLRRYWRREDDGTYVILYHSVFHYRCRSERGYVRACLKSGGYVISPVNQGKQSVVKHMLAIDWKFWKSYLFTASAKHITIRMLGRVAALREFFRAKNGNCACIEFSSGELTRDMRLQQGENERIKIEMLSASENNRLEDPTEGSLGGSNRHLSSAGSFIQLNDAADEFFDVPDDSEYDQREAMWPSDESTHSVQDQRHAKLSTAAVFVKKLHDLAVQKRGYVDLQGAADFDNGPFCYGYTLPKDSNCTMPSTWAMTDPTTFLIRGESYLQDRLKIKANNTLMQMVGADWIKSDKREDDLSGRPGGLVQKCAAQGGNKFFFIVNIQVPGSSTYSLALYYMMDTPLEKVPLLERFVNGDDAFRNSRFKLIPYISKGSWIVKQSVGKKACLVGQALEINYFRGSNYLELGVDIGSSTVARGVVSLVLGYLNNLVIEMAFLVQGNTQEELPEFLLGTCRLNYLDASKAVSIDEC; this is encoded by the exons ATGATGGGAGGGGTGGCGgcagaggtggtggtggaggacgctgccgcggcggcggcagctgtgcccgcggcggcggtggcggggacgggagcgggagggggggaggaggggaggatgcGGATGGAGGGGTGGCTGTACCTGATCCGATCCAACCGCCTCGGCCTGCAGTACTCGCGGAAGAGGTACTTCGTGCTCGAGGACGCCGCGCTCCGCTGCTTcaaggccccgccgccgccctcctcctcctcctcctcctccaagcgCGAg GATCCTGTTAGAAGTGCAATAATTGATTCTTGTATACGTGTCACAGACAATGGGAGAGAAAGTGTTCATAGAAGT GTTTTTTACATATTCACACTCTACAATGCCTCTAATCATTATGATCAACTTAAG TTGGGTGCTCGAAGTTCAGAGGAAGCCGCTAGGTGGATCAGGTGTTTGATGGAGTCTGCCTTAAAG TCCCCAAGAAAAGATGAGCATATTGTTGCTTGTTCACATAGAAGATGGCAAGCTTTTAG GCTAAGCCGCCGCAGTAACCGCATGCACTCAATAG ATTGGACTGTATTTTCTTCTGTCCATAACGATCCTATGGCATCTGATGTTATTGCGCCTTCTCCATGGACAATATTTGGCTGCAAAAATG GATTGCGTTTGTTTACTGAGGCAAAGGATGGTGGTTCAGAGGGGAAG tatTGGGATGATCATCCAGCTATAATGGCTGTTGGTGTTGTTGATGCGAATTCTGAGGCTGTATTCCAGACTGTAATGTCCCTTGGTCAATCAAGATCAGA GTGGGACTTCTGTTTGCAGGAAGGGAGGGTGGTGGAGCATATAGATGGTCATACAGATATAATCCACAAGAAATTAAGAGACGGCTGGTTACCATG GGGAATGAGAAAGAGGGATCTATTACTTAGGCGATATTGGAGGAGAGAAGACGATGGGACTTATG TTATTCTATACCACTCTGTTTTCCACTACAGATGCCGTTCTGAGAGAGGCTATGTCCGTGCATGTCTTAAAA GTGGAGGATATGTAATATCGCCAGTCAATCAAGGAAAACAATCGGTTGTGAAGCATATGCTTGCTATAGATTGGAAATTCTGGAAGTCTTATCTGTTTACCGCATCTGCAAAACACATCACTATACGCATGCTAGGAAGAGTAGCAG CCCTGCGGGAATTCTTCCGAGCAAAAAATGGAAATTGTGCTTGCATAGAGTTCTCGTCAGGTGAGTTGACAAGGGATATGCGTCTGCAACAAGGTGAAAATGAGCGGATAAAAATCGAAATGCTGTCAGCAAGTGAAAATAACAGGCTAGAAGATCCTACAGAAGGATCACTGGGTGGTTCTAATAGACACTTAAGTAGCGCTGGTTCCTTCATTCAACTGAACGATGCAGCGGATGAGTTTTTTGATGTCCCGGATGATTCAGAATATGATCAAAGAGAAGCCATGTGGCCTTCCGATGAGAGCACACATTCTGTG CAGGACCAACGACATGCTAAATTGTCCACCGCTGCTGTCTTCGTAAAAAAGTTGCATGATCTTGCAG TGCAAAAGAGAGGATATGTTGACTTACAAGGAGCTGCTGATTTCGATAATGGTCCATTTTGCTATGGATATACTCTTCCAAAAGATTCGAACTGTACAATGCCTTCTACTTGGGCAATGACAGATCCTACAACATTCTTAATCCGAGGGGAGTCATATTTGCAGGATCGTCTAAAG ATCAAGGCAAACAATACATTGATGCAAATGGTAGGTGCTGACTGGATAAAATCTGATAAGCGTGAAGATGACCTTTCTGGCCGCCCTGGAGGACTAGTACAG AAATGTGCAGCACAAGGGGGCAACAAATTCTTTTTTATCGTTAACATACAG GTTCCTGGTTCATCCACATACAGCTTAGCCTTGTATTATATGATGGATACCCCATTGGAAAAGGTTCCTCTACTTGAAAGATTTGTAAATGGAGATGACGCATTCAGAAATTCAAGGTTCAAACTCATCCCGTACATCTCAAAG GGGTCTTGGATAGTAAAGCAAAGTGTGGGAAAGAAAGCCTGTTTGGTTGGTCAAGCACTAGAGATCAATTATTTCCGTGGAAGCAATTATTTGGAG CTTGGAGTTGATATAGGCTCGTCAACAGTTGCACGGGGTGTGGTGAGCCTTGTGCTTGGCTACTTGAACAACCTGGTGATTGAAATGGCCTTCCTGGTACAG GGCAACACGCAAGAAGAGCTCCCGGAGTTCCTCCTGGGCACCTGCCGACTGAACTACCTCGACGCGTCCAAGGCAGTGTCCATAGACGAGTGCTGA
- the LOC4348917 gene encoding protein ENHANCED DISEASE RESISTANCE 2-like isoform X4: protein MMGGVAAEVVVEDAAAAAAAVPAAAVAGTGAGGGEEGRMRMEGWLYLIRSNRLGLQYSRKRYFVLEDAALRCFKAPPPPSSSSSSSKREDPVRSAIIDSCIRVTDNGRESVHRSVFYIFTLYNASNHYDQLKLGARSSEEAARWIRCLMESALKSPRKDEHIVACSHRRWQAFRLSRRSNRMHSIDWTVFSSVHNDPMASDVIAPSPWTIFGCKNGLRLFTEAKDGGSEGKYWDDHPAIMAVGVVDANSEAVFQTVMSLGQSRSEWDFCLQEGRVVEHIDGHTDIIHKKLRDGWLPWGMRKRDLLLRRYWRREDDGTYVILYHSVFHYRCRSERGYVRACLKSGGYVISPVNQGKQSVVKHMLAIDWKFWKSYLFTASAKHITIRMLGRVAALREFFRAKNGNCACIEFSSGELTRDMRLQQGENERIKIEMLSASENNRLEDPTEGSLGGSNRHLSSAGSFIQLNDAADEFFDVPDDSEYDQREAMWPSDESTHSVDQRHAKLSTAAVFVKKLHDLAVQKRGYVDLQGAADFDNGPFCYGYTLPKDSNCTMPSTWAMTDPTTFLIRGESYLQDRLKIKANNTLMQMVGADWIKSDKREDDLSGRPGGLVQKCAAQGGNKFFFIVNIQVPGSSTYSLALYYMMDTPLEKVPLLERFVNGDDAFRNSRFKLIPYISKGSWIVKQSVGKKACLVGQALEINYFRGSNYLELGVDIGSSTVARGVVSLVLGYLNNLVIEMAFLVQGNTQEELPEFLLGTCRLNYLDASKAVSIDEC from the exons ATGATGGGAGGGGTGGCGgcagaggtggtggtggaggacgctgccgcggcggcggcagctgtgcccgcggcggcggtggcggggacgggagcgggagggggggaggaggggaggatgcGGATGGAGGGGTGGCTGTACCTGATCCGATCCAACCGCCTCGGCCTGCAGTACTCGCGGAAGAGGTACTTCGTGCTCGAGGACGCCGCGCTCCGCTGCTTcaaggccccgccgccgccctcctcctcctcctcctcctccaagcgCGAg GATCCTGTTAGAAGTGCAATAATTGATTCTTGTATACGTGTCACAGACAATGGGAGAGAAAGTGTTCATAGAAGT GTTTTTTACATATTCACACTCTACAATGCCTCTAATCATTATGATCAACTTAAG TTGGGTGCTCGAAGTTCAGAGGAAGCCGCTAGGTGGATCAGGTGTTTGATGGAGTCTGCCTTAAAG TCCCCAAGAAAAGATGAGCATATTGTTGCTTGTTCACATAGAAGATGGCAAGCTTTTAG GCTAAGCCGCCGCAGTAACCGCATGCACTCAATAG ATTGGACTGTATTTTCTTCTGTCCATAACGATCCTATGGCATCTGATGTTATTGCGCCTTCTCCATGGACAATATTTGGCTGCAAAAATG GATTGCGTTTGTTTACTGAGGCAAAGGATGGTGGTTCAGAGGGGAAG tatTGGGATGATCATCCAGCTATAATGGCTGTTGGTGTTGTTGATGCGAATTCTGAGGCTGTATTCCAGACTGTAATGTCCCTTGGTCAATCAAGATCAGA GTGGGACTTCTGTTTGCAGGAAGGGAGGGTGGTGGAGCATATAGATGGTCATACAGATATAATCCACAAGAAATTAAGAGACGGCTGGTTACCATG GGGAATGAGAAAGAGGGATCTATTACTTAGGCGATATTGGAGGAGAGAAGACGATGGGACTTATG TTATTCTATACCACTCTGTTTTCCACTACAGATGCCGTTCTGAGAGAGGCTATGTCCGTGCATGTCTTAAAA GTGGAGGATATGTAATATCGCCAGTCAATCAAGGAAAACAATCGGTTGTGAAGCATATGCTTGCTATAGATTGGAAATTCTGGAAGTCTTATCTGTTTACCGCATCTGCAAAACACATCACTATACGCATGCTAGGAAGAGTAGCAG CCCTGCGGGAATTCTTCCGAGCAAAAAATGGAAATTGTGCTTGCATAGAGTTCTCGTCAGGTGAGTTGACAAGGGATATGCGTCTGCAACAAGGTGAAAATGAGCGGATAAAAATCGAAATGCTGTCAGCAAGTGAAAATAACAGGCTAGAAGATCCTACAGAAGGATCACTGGGTGGTTCTAATAGACACTTAAGTAGCGCTGGTTCCTTCATTCAACTGAACGATGCAGCGGATGAGTTTTTTGATGTCCCGGATGATTCAGAATATGATCAAAGAGAAGCCATGTGGCCTTCCGATGAGAGCACACATTCTGTG GACCAACGACATGCTAAATTGTCCACCGCTGCTGTCTTCGTAAAAAAGTTGCATGATCTTGCAG TGCAAAAGAGAGGATATGTTGACTTACAAGGAGCTGCTGATTTCGATAATGGTCCATTTTGCTATGGATATACTCTTCCAAAAGATTCGAACTGTACAATGCCTTCTACTTGGGCAATGACAGATCCTACAACATTCTTAATCCGAGGGGAGTCATATTTGCAGGATCGTCTAAAG ATCAAGGCAAACAATACATTGATGCAAATGGTAGGTGCTGACTGGATAAAATCTGATAAGCGTGAAGATGACCTTTCTGGCCGCCCTGGAGGACTAGTACAG AAATGTGCAGCACAAGGGGGCAACAAATTCTTTTTTATCGTTAACATACAG GTTCCTGGTTCATCCACATACAGCTTAGCCTTGTATTATATGATGGATACCCCATTGGAAAAGGTTCCTCTACTTGAAAGATTTGTAAATGGAGATGACGCATTCAGAAATTCAAGGTTCAAACTCATCCCGTACATCTCAAAG GGGTCTTGGATAGTAAAGCAAAGTGTGGGAAAGAAAGCCTGTTTGGTTGGTCAAGCACTAGAGATCAATTATTTCCGTGGAAGCAATTATTTGGAG CTTGGAGTTGATATAGGCTCGTCAACAGTTGCACGGGGTGTGGTGAGCCTTGTGCTTGGCTACTTGAACAACCTGGTGATTGAAATGGCCTTCCTGGTACAG GGCAACACGCAAGAAGAGCTCCCGGAGTTCCTCCTGGGCACCTGCCGACTGAACTACCTCGACGCGTCCAAGGCAGTGTCCATAGACGAGTGCTGA